In the Gopherus flavomarginatus isolate rGopFla2 chromosome 6, rGopFla2.mat.asm, whole genome shotgun sequence genome, one interval contains:
- the TSGA10IP gene encoding testis-specific protein 10-interacting protein, producing MLGAHRRSMFTNACISPSLDSSARAPGTLYQKKGRVHLLGLLSDSLPQEEEVFNSGDGIVVLVRKGKRKGSLRDPPSGRRGSQAPQCKMQEPRVSDTSDGNQDSAPSAGRQKDVSEDTLLSNPAHSCTPDPLPHSPRPSFPFQWMWEEFSLNGRALLPVPSLDKVKKGEPRRAPNNSPRESVRPTMTDLQGRVDQRAGSSQGRSSTEGSRIKRAPQPSPSTLSSLYWKMEARSEARKRQLQEDRRHWLQLAQQLLSLEEAVSSPAWEAVASAQQLRARLRAEVLCLATEPQDPSPREHRRKGRGLAPKDKTRFQPIINQTIPDFETLHKRFQEQLEKRKVRAKLTICKPFHLHVASSSQHQPGDEFRDWDQQQLRQLWSFHCGSQSCSEFDPLPSVPPTRASDKRQEATRLLLLEWERQEKQEKRRAEQRRVKQQQVQREVAKCLAAYSPPGSLAQTTQRKREELRRLEQQRMAEYDAQLREIQERVESRPYLFERVMQTNARLAVERRFSQVLAALGIDERLLWRHAGRLAKGNTARTAGRATQRRSRSLS from the exons ATGCTGGGGGCCCACCGCCGCTCCATGTTCACCAACGCCTGCATCAGCCCCTCCCTGGACTCCAGCGCCCGGGCACCTGGCACCCTGTAccagaagaaaggcagggtgcacCTGCTAGGGCTGCTCTCAGATTCTCTTCCCCAAGAG GAGGAGGTTTTCAATTCCGGTGACGGAATCGTAGTCTTGgtgaggaaagggaagaggaaggGGTCACTCAGAGACCCCCCttcagggagaagaggcagccagGCCCCACAGTGCAAGATGCAAGAACCACGTGTGAGTGACACCTCTGATGGAAACCAGGACTCAGCCCCATCTGCAGGAAG GCAGAAAGACGTTTCTGAGGACACTCTTCTCTCCAATCCAGCTCACTCCTGCACCCCTGATCCCTTGCCCCACAGTCCCcgcccctccttccccttccagtGGATGTGGGAGGAATTCTCGCTCAACGGTCGTGCCCTCCTCCCAGTCCCTTCCCTGGATAAGGTCAAGAAGGGGGAGCCCCGCAGAGCCCCTAACAACTCCCCCCGTGAGAGTGTCCGCCCGACAATGACAGATTTGCAGGGACGTGTAGACCAACGAGCTGGCAGCTCACAGGGGCGCAGCAGCACTGAGGGGAGCAGGATCAAGCgagccccccagccctcccccagcaccctctcTTCGCTGTATTGGAAGATGGAGGCCCGGAGTGAGGCCCGCAAACGCCAGCTCCAGGAAGACCGGAGGCACTGGCTCCAACTGGCTCAGCAGCTGCTGAGTCTGGAAGAGGCTGTGTCCTCCCCTGCGTGGGAGGCGGTCGCCTCCGCCCAGCAGCTCCGGGCCAGGCTGAGAGCTGAGGTCCTGTGCCTGGCCACAGAGCCCCAGGACCCAAGCCCCAGGGAGCACAGAaggaagggcagggggttggcCCCCAAAGACAAGACCCGGTTCCAGCCCATCATCAACCAAACCATCCCCGACTTTGAGACACTCCACAAGAGGTTCCAGGAGCAGctggagaagaggaaagtgagAG CCAAGCTGACCATCTGCAAACCCTTCCACCTCCATGTGGCCAGCAGCTCTCAGCACCAGCCTGGGGACGAGTTTAGAGACTGGGATCAGCAACAGCTGCGCCAGCTCTGGAGCTTCCACTGCGGGTCCCAGTCCTGCTCAGAGTTCGACCCCCTACCTTCAGTGCCACCCACCAGAGCCTCTGACAAACGCCAGGAGGCCACCAG GCTGTTGCTGTTGGAGTGGGAGCGGCAGGAGAAGCAGGAGAAGAGGCGAGCAGAGCAGCGCCGGGTCAAGCAGCAGCAGGTGCAGAGGGAAGTGGCCAAGTGCCTGGCAGCCTACAGTCCCCCAGGCAGCTTGGCCCAGACCACgcaaaggaagagagaagagctgag gaggctggagcagcagCGCATGGCAGAGTACGATGCCCAGCTGCGGGAGATCCAAGAGAGGGTGGAGAGCCGGCCCTACCTCTTTGAGCGTGTCATGCag ACCAACGCCCGCCTGGCTGTGGAGCGGCGCTTCTCTCAGGTGCTGGCAGCACTGGGCATCGATGAGAGGCTGTTGTGGAGACATGCAGGGCGCCTGGCCAAGGGCAACACTGCCAGGACAGCTGGCAGAGCCACACAGAGGCGGTCACGGAGCCTCTCCTAG
- the SLC3A2 gene encoding 4F2 cell-surface antigen heavy chain: protein MSQDAEVDMKEVELNEMEPEKQPMAGSPASGSLGEKNGMVKVKVPEEDGEVDAGTKFTGLSKEELLQVAGTPGWVRTRWALLILFWLGWLGMLAGAIVIIVQAPRCKELPPQEWWHKGGIYRIQALEAFQDSDADGVGDLAGVEQHIDYLSSLKVKGLVIGPIHVNTPDKLASTDLREVDPRFGTKETFTKLLEAAKKKGLKVILDMTPNYRGQMPWFSQETLRSSDFQSKMKVALEFWLEFGVAGIQMEEVEKLSDSQLLVEWKNLTSQYSSDGNARVLIAGTGQRDSWQIFSLLNETDADLLVSPYLVGLGQEPSGEKVENAIREYIQASGEKWPSWSAGGPRTGHMASLVKERLLRLYHMLLFTLPGTPFTNYGDEIGLQELPGQSSAPHMLWNDSANFGFSSKSLSQGVGGGGISITVKAQSEDRSSLLSLFRHLSELRGKERSLLHGEFMMLPRVVPDVCIYLRSWDQNKRFLVVLNLAGNSSSVPISHSLLPPEATVELSTDPQRQEGQLALKDLTLKPSEGLLLHFPYVA, encoded by the exons ATGAGCCAGGACGCAGAGGTGGACATGAAGGAGGTGGAGTTGAACGAGAtggagccagagaagcagcccatgGCGGGCTCCCCAGCCTCGGGATCCCTGGGCGAGAAGAACGGGATGGTGAAGGTGAAGGTGCCCGAGGAGGATGGCGAGGTGGATGCTGGCACCAAGTTCACGGGGCTGTCcaaggaggagctgctgcaggtagCGGGCACTCCAGGGTGGGTGCGCACCCGCTGGGCCCTGCTCATCCTCTTCTGGCTGGGTTGGCTGGGCATGCTGGCGGGGGCCATCGTCATCATCGTCCAGGCTCCTCGCTGCAAGGAGCTTCCTCCCCAGGAGTGGTGGCACAAGGGGGGCATTTACCGCATCCAGGCACTGGAGGCCTTCCAGGACTCAGATGCCGATGGAGTCGGGGACTTGGCAG GGGTGGAGCAGCACATTGATTACCTGAGCTCCCTGAAGGTGAAGGGGCTGGTAATTGGGCCCATACATGTTAACACCCCTGACAAACTGGCCAGCACGGACCTGCGGGAAGTGGACCCCCGTTTCGGCACCAAGGAGACCTTTACCAAGCTGTTGGAGGCCGCCAAGAAGAAGG GTCTCAAGGTTATCCTGGACATGACCCCCAATTACCGTGGCCAGATGCCCTGGTTCAGCCAGGAGACCCTCCGCAGCAGTGATTTCCAGTCTAAAATGAAG GTGGCGCTGGAGTTCTGGCTGGAGTTTGGCGTGGCAGGGATCCAGATGGAGGAAGTGGAGAAGCTCAGT gactcccagctcctggtGGAGTGGAAGAACCTCACCAGCCAGTACAGTTCTGATGGTAATGCCAG GGTGCTGATCGCTGGGACGGGCCAACGAGATTCCTGGCAGATCTTCTCCTTGCTGAATGAGACCGATGCTGACCTCCTGGTCAGCCCATatctggtggggctggggcaggagccctctGGGGAGAAGGTGGAAAATGCAATCAGAGAGTACATCCAGGCTTCTGGAGAGAAGTGGCCCAGCTGGAGT GCGGGGGGCCCAAGGACGGGGCACATGGCCTCTCTTGTGAAGGAGCGGTTGCTGCGGCTCTATCACATGCTACTTTTCACACTGCCAGGGACGCCCTTCACCAACTACGGGGATGAAATCGGGCTGCAGGagctgccaggacag TCCAGCGCACCCCACATGCTGTGGAATGATTCGGCCAATTTTGGCTTTTCCTCAAAGTCGTTGTCTCAAGGTGTGGGCGGCGGCGGCATCAGCATCACTGTGAAG GCACAGAGTGAGGATCGCTCCTCATTGCTCTCCCTGTTCCGGCACCTGAGTGAGCTGCGGGGCAAGGAGCGCTCGCTGTTGCATGGGGAATTCATGATGCTGCCTAGGGTGGTGCCAGATGTCTGTATCTACCTGCGCAGCTGGGACCAGAACAAACGCTTCTTGGTGGTCCTCAACTTAGCTGGCAACAGCAGCTCTGTCCCCATTTCCCACTCTCTCCTGCCTCCTGAGGCCACTGTGGAGCTCAGCACTGACCCCCAGCGCCAGGAGGGGCAGCTGGCCCTGAAGGACCTGACATTGAAGCCCTCTGAGGGGTTGCTGCTGCATTTCCCCTATGTAGCCTAG
- the LOC127054563 gene encoding calmodulin-1 — protein sequence MADQLTEEQIAEFKEAFSLFDKDGDGTITTKELGTVMRSLGQNPTEAELQDMINEVDADGNGTIDFPEFLTMMARKMKDTDSEEEIREAFRVFDKDGNGYISAAELRHVMTNLGEKLTDEEVDEMIREADIDGDGQVNYEEFVQMMTAK from the exons ATG GCAGACCAGCTGACAGAGGAACAGATCGCAG AATTCAAGGAAGCCTTCTCTCTTTTTGACAAGGATGGGGATGGCACCATTACCACCAAGGAGCTGGGTACCGTCATGAGGTCCCTAGGGCAGAACCCCACCGAGGCAGAGTTGCAGGACATGATCAATGAGGTGGACGCTGATG GGAATGGCACTATTGACTTCCCTGAGTTCCTAACCATGATGGCAAGGAAAATGAAGGATACAGACAGCGAGGAGGAGATCCGTGAGGCCTTCCGGGTGTTTGACAAG GATGGGAATGGGTACATCAGTGCGGCCGAGCTGCGCCACGTCATGACCAATCTGGGTGAGAAGCTGACAGATGAGGAAGTGGATGAGATGATCCGGGAAGCTGACATCGATGGTGATGGACAGGTCAACTATGAAG AGTTTGTACAGATGATGACAGCTAAGTAG
- the LOC127054349 gene encoding N-acetyllactosaminide beta-1,3-N-acetylglucosaminyltransferase 2-like, protein MRLRYIKAYVWLSCVFVANVIVYTVVTLSRRPLSLQASGRSAFIGGHLRLWQHRDYHGLPLWDLLLLYMDRLENPILRNATSQFNLTLPGTCGESFHEASQRLADFSSYPSHLQAFILSMHCRDYPLLIGPADDEACPNGTQLLVAVRSQMANFDRRQAIRQTWGQTRLVRNVTVQTLFLLGKQGSEDGHPDLEALLELERQKNRDLLLWDFQDTFYNLSLKDILFLGWLRGHCPSVELIFLGDDDVFLRVETLVAYAGNFDTITSQSLFAGHVIQDAAPVHDCKHKYYVPESFYQGTYPPYVGGGGILCSRDVATRLYEASCHLPLFPIGNIFLGICLRELALVPVNHPGFWTFNMEAEGQEDLCAYKELILVDHRTPQDIIRLWRGLHDPALAC, encoded by the coding sequence ATGAGGCTTCGCTACATCAAAGCTTATGTCTGGCTGTCCTGCGTCTTTGTTGCCAACGTAATAGTCTACACTGTAGTGACGCTCTCAAGGAGACCACTCAGTCTGCAGGCTTCAGGGAGATCAGCCTTCATTGGGGGCCATTTGAGGCTGTGGCAGCACAGGGACTACCATGGCCTTCCCCTCTGGGACCTGTTGCTGCTCTACATGGACCGGTTGGAAAACCCCATACTGAGGAATGCCACATCCCAGTTCAACCTCACACTGCCAGGGACATGTGGAGAGAGCTTCCATGAAGCCTCCCAGAGACTGGCAGATTTCTCCTCCTACCCTAGCCACCTCCAGGCTTTCATCCTCTCTATGCACTGCAGGGACTACCCGCTGCTAATTGGGCCAGCAGATGATGAGGCTTGCCCAAATGGGACCCAACTGCTGGTGGCTGTTAGGTCCCAGATGGCCAACTTTGACCGACGTCAAGCCATCCGGCAGACATGGGGCCAAACGCGGCTGGTGAGGAATGTGACAGTGCAGACGCTCTTCCTGTTGGGCAAACAGGGTTCAGAGGATGGGCATCCAGATCTGGAGGCACTTCTAGAGCTGGAGAGGCAGAAAAACAGGGATCTCCTGCTTTGGGACTTCCAGGATACCTTCTACAATCTCAGCCTAAAGGACATCCTGTTCCTAGGGTGGCTGCGGGGCCACTGCCCCAGTGTAGAGTTGATCTTCCTGGGGGATGATGATGTCTTTCTTAGGGTGGAGACCCTAGTGGCTTATGCTGGGAACTTTGATACTATCACTAGCCAGAGCCTCTTTGCTGGCCATGTCATCCAGGATGCCGCCCCGGTCCATGACTGCAAACATAAGTACTATGTCCCTGAGTCCTTCTATCAGGGCACCTACCCACCCtatgtggggggtggagggatccTTTGCTCACGGGATGTGGCCACCCGGCTCTACGAGGCCTCGTGCCACTTGCCCCTCTTCCCCATCGGCAACATCTTCCTGGGGATCTGCCTGAGAGAGCTGGCACTGGTGCCAGTGAACCACCCTGGTTTTTGGACCTTCAACATGGAGGCTGAGGGACAGGAGGACTTGTGCGCTTACAAGGAACTCATCTTGGTGGATCACAGGACACCCCAGGATATCATCCGGCTGTGGCGAGGCCTGCATGACCCTGCTTTGGCCTGCTAG